From Thalassococcus sp. S3, one genomic window encodes:
- a CDS encoding ABC transporter permease, with the protein MQHLVAECRLVLLILFRQPGFWVPTVLFPAMLYAFFGAQSGGGAWAANAMASFAVYAVVGVGFFQFGVSVAQDRQNPFSTWQRSLPGHWINQWIAGIFASLIFTILAVSMVIVTSKILTDVTLAPTAWARLIAVCLLSAIPATTMGVALGSVSSARAAVPVANLIFLPLAYLGGLWVPPMLMPPMIDAISQWTPTRAMGELGWAAVNATAWEPRHLALLLAWTLAAAALTWGARWRRHRARS; encoded by the coding sequence ATGCAGCACCTTGTTGCGGAATGCCGTTTGGTTCTCCTCATCCTCTTTCGTCAGCCCGGTTTCTGGGTGCCGACCGTCTTGTTTCCGGCCATGCTTTACGCCTTTTTTGGCGCGCAGAGCGGGGGTGGCGCGTGGGCCGCGAATGCCATGGCCTCATTTGCCGTTTATGCCGTTGTCGGCGTTGGCTTTTTTCAGTTTGGCGTGAGTGTCGCTCAGGACCGGCAAAACCCATTTTCGACTTGGCAGCGCAGCCTGCCGGGCCATTGGATCAATCAATGGATCGCAGGTATTTTTGCGTCCCTCATCTTCACCATTCTGGCCGTTTCCATGGTGATCGTGACAAGCAAAATCCTGACCGATGTCACGCTGGCCCCGACAGCCTGGGCCCGCTTGATCGCGGTTTGTCTGCTGTCGGCAATTCCAGCGACCACGATGGGCGTCGCGCTGGGCTCTGTCTCTTCGGCACGGGCCGCCGTTCCGGTGGCCAACCTCATCTTTCTGCCACTCGCCTATCTGGGCGGGCTTTGGGTACCGCCCATGCTGATGCCGCCAATGATCGACGCGATATCCCAATGGACACCGACCCGCGCCATGGGAGAGCTTGGCTGGGCCGCGGTCAACGCCACGGCGTGGGAGCCGCGCCACCTGGCACTGTTGCTGGCCTGGACGCTTGCTGCAGCCGCATTGACTTGGGGTGCAAGATGGCGTCGTCATCGGGCGCGATCCTGA
- a CDS encoding ABC transporter ATP-binding protein: protein MHYSPIEVPLKASGLAKRFGAVQAVSNVNLEVGAGTALGLLGPNGAGKSTTLSILMGLLAPDAGEARVFGHAAGSPEARTLTGATPQSAGFPAELTPREVLHYTAACYGTPLRLDELVDRFGLEALVDRRIAGFSGGEVRRVALALAFAGSPKLVFLDEPTTGLDTASQKGFREVARTYVAEGGALVLTSHHWDEIEAICDSITLIDKGETVLNAHIDDMRARTKAKHLSFALPRDTAPPDWMQARHDGQRWHVETAQSDAVLRQMVEEALPFDDLALEPLALEALIEHIRQEEALQ from the coding sequence ATGCACTACTCACCGATCGAGGTTCCTCTCAAAGCATCTGGACTGGCCAAACGCTTTGGTGCGGTTCAGGCGGTTTCAAACGTTAACCTGGAGGTCGGGGCAGGCACCGCGCTGGGGTTGCTTGGCCCGAACGGTGCCGGCAAGTCCACAACGCTGTCGATCCTGATGGGATTGCTTGCCCCTGATGCGGGGGAGGCGCGTGTTTTCGGTCATGCGGCCGGCAGCCCCGAAGCGCGGACGCTGACCGGGGCCACGCCACAATCCGCGGGCTTTCCCGCCGAGCTGACGCCCCGTGAGGTGCTGCACTATACCGCCGCCTGCTATGGCACACCGCTCCGGCTTGACGAACTGGTGGATCGGTTCGGCCTCGAAGCACTCGTCGACCGTCGGATCGCAGGGTTCTCGGGCGGGGAAGTGCGCAGGGTTGCACTGGCGCTTGCTTTTGCGGGCTCTCCCAAACTGGTATTTCTGGATGAGCCGACGACGGGGCTCGATACCGCTTCGCAAAAGGGGTTTCGCGAGGTTGCGCGCACCTACGTTGCCGAAGGCGGCGCGTTGGTGCTGACCTCTCATCACTGGGATGAAATCGAGGCGATCTGCGACAGCATCACCTTGATCGACAAGGGTGAGACCGTCCTGAATGCTCATATCGATGATATGCGCGCCCGGACCAAGGCCAAACATCTCAGCTTTGCATTGCCCCGCGACACCGCGCCGCCAGACTGGATGCAGGCCAGGCATGACGGTCAACGCTGGCACGTGGAAACTGCACAAAGCGATGCGGTTCTGCGGCAGATGGTCGAAGAGGCGCTGCCTTTCGATGACCTCGCGCTCGAGCCTTTGGCTCTCGAGGCCTTGATCGAGCACATCCGTCAAGAGGAGGCCCTTCAGTGA
- a CDS encoding LytTR family DNA-binding domain-containing protein: MTRPKANYVADEKTFANSSPMSLTLRQLHGMMSRPIFWIVVATAILLTAMAGPYFTLERLSFPERLIYWGTCVPLSAVIMTFLSILSYRLTEAHALHWVLVSVLSGLVGILPVVGAIYLSEGLAAGFAPGWAEPLSFFRLSAFVAPSLMAVTLTVHAMIEYRLREDNDLEAVPKPVAVAPTLLQSKLPHHLGHDIVAVQAQDHYVEVTTPKGNTMILMRLKDAVHDLEPLGGLQVHRSWWINPAFVERTETGKNGPELLMQTGQRVPVGRNFRAALKTALQAGA, encoded by the coding sequence ATGACCCGACCCAAGGCAAATTACGTCGCTGACGAAAAGACATTCGCCAACAGCAGCCCCATGTCGTTGACGCTTCGCCAACTTCACGGGATGATGAGCAGGCCGATCTTCTGGATTGTGGTCGCGACGGCGATTTTACTGACGGCCATGGCCGGTCCCTACTTCACCCTCGAACGTCTGAGCTTTCCCGAGCGTCTGATCTATTGGGGGACGTGCGTCCCGCTTTCAGCGGTGATCATGACGTTCCTTTCTATCCTGTCCTACAGGCTCACCGAAGCCCATGCCCTTCACTGGGTGCTTGTGTCGGTGCTCAGTGGGCTTGTCGGGATCCTGCCGGTGGTCGGTGCCATCTACCTGAGTGAAGGGCTGGCAGCAGGATTTGCGCCGGGTTGGGCCGAGCCGCTGAGTTTCTTCAGACTTTCAGCGTTTGTTGCCCCATCGCTGATGGCCGTCACGCTGACGGTCCACGCGATGATCGAGTATCGGCTGCGCGAAGATAACGACCTGGAAGCGGTCCCGAAACCCGTCGCTGTGGCACCGACCCTTTTGCAAAGCAAGCTCCCCCACCACTTGGGCCACGACATCGTCGCGGTTCAGGCACAGGATCATTACGTCGAAGTCACCACGCCCAAGGGAAACACGATGATCCTGATGCGTCTGAAAGACGCCGTACATGATCTGGAACCGCTGGGGGGACTGCAGGTGCACCGGTCATGGTGGATAAACCCGGCCTTTGTTGAACGAACCGAAACCGGCAAGAACGGTCCGGAATTGCTTATGCAAACCGGACAAAGGGTTCCCGTAGGACGCAATTTCCGAGCCGCGTTAAAAACCGCATTGCAGGCAGGGGCATGA